In the genome of Diaphorobacter sp. HDW4A, the window CCATCTACGAATTCGGCAGCGAAGCGCAAAAGCAAAAATACCTGCCCAAGCTCGCGAGCGGCGAATACATCGGCTGCTTCGGCCTGACCGAACCCGATCACGGCTCCGACCCCGGCAGCATGGCCACCCGCGCCTACAAGACCGCCGGCGGCTACAAGCTCAAGGGCAGCAAGATGTGGATCACCAACAGCCCCATCGCCGACGTGTTCGTCGTCTGGGCCAAGGAAGTGAGCGAAGGCGGTGCCGTCGGCCCGATCCGCGGCTTCATTCTGGACAAGGGCATGAAGGGCCTCTCCGCTCCTGCCATCCATGGCAAGGTGGGCCTGCGCGCATCGATCACCGGCGAAATCGTGATGGACGATGTGTTCGTGCCCGAAGAAAATGCCTTCCCCGAAGTGCAAGGTCTGAAGGGCCCATTCACCTGCCTGAACAGCGCCCGCTACGGCATCGCCTGGGGCGCGATGGGCGCAGCGGAATTCTGCTGGCACACCGCCCGCCAGTACACCATGGACCGCAAGCAGTTCGGCCGCCCCCTCGCCGCCAACCAGCTCATCCAGAAGAAGCTGGCCGACATGCAGACCGAAATCGCCCTCGGCCTGCAAGCCGCCCTGCGCTTCGGTCGCATGAAGGATGAAGGCATCGCATCGGTCGAAGGCACCTCCCTAATCAAGCGCAACAACTGCGGCAAGGCCCTCGACATCGCCCGCCTCGCCCGCGACATGATGGGCGGCAACGGCATCAGCGACGAATTCGGCGTCGCCCGCCATCTGGTGAACCTCGAAGTGGTCAACACCTACGAAGGCACGCACGACGTCCACGCCCTGATTCTCGGCCGCGCACAGACAGGC includes:
- a CDS encoding acyl-CoA dehydrogenase; the protein is MANARFQWDDPFLIEQQLTDDERAIRDAAAAYCQDKLAPRVLEQFRHEKTDVAIFREMGELGLLGPTIPEQYGGPGLNYVAYGLIAREVERVDSGYRSMASVQSSLVMVPIYEFGSEAQKQKYLPKLASGEYIGCFGLTEPDHGSDPGSMATRAYKTAGGYKLKGSKMWITNSPIADVFVVWAKEVSEGGAVGPIRGFILDKGMKGLSAPAIHGKVGLRASITGEIVMDDVFVPEENAFPEVQGLKGPFTCLNSARYGIAWGAMGAAEFCWHTARQYTMDRKQFGRPLAANQLIQKKLADMQTEIALGLQAALRFGRMKDEGIASVEGTSLIKRNNCGKALDIARLARDMMGGNGISDEFGVARHLVNLEVVNTYEGTHDVHALILGRAQTGLAAFAN